Proteins encoded within one genomic window of Oryza brachyantha chromosome 7, ObraRS2, whole genome shotgun sequence:
- the LOC107304548 gene encoding probable plastid-lipid-associated protein 12, chloroplastic, translated as MAAAAAAAAAGGGLLHLKASRVPQPQPSAAALPRLRWAPCAARGPRRGRRRAVAAEEASYTGPEEELLEALVGVQGRGRAVAPRQLQEVERAVQALEALGGLPDPTNSSSIEGSWQLIFTTRPGSASPIQRTFVGVDSFKIFQEVYLRTDDPRVVNVVRFSESIGELKVEAEATIEDGKRILFRFDRAAFSFKFLPFKVPYPVPFKLLGDEAKGWLDTTYLSRSGNIRISMGNKGTTFVLQKSADQRQMLLSAISAGTGVKEAINDLTSSRQESEADLNTLAGEWQLLWVSESEDESWSSVVSAGYKGFQIIKEDGQLNNLVRPFPGVSLNAKGSISKNGDGNIFSVSMNEGTVQAGGLQFPLDARGEFGMEILYVDNKIRISNINQHMLVHLRIAGRT; from the exons atggccgccgccgccgcagcagcagcagccggagGAGGCTTGCTCCACCTGAAGGCCTCCCGtgtgccgcagccgcagccctCCGCTGCCGCGCTTCCTCGCCTTCGTTGGGCCccgtgcgcggcgcggggaccgcggcggggacggcggcgcgcggtggcggcggaggaggcgtcgTACACCGGGCCCGAGGAAGAGCTCCTCGAGGCGCTCGTCGGGGTCCAGGGACGCgggcgcgccgtcgcgccacgcCAGCTCCAG GAGGTGGAAAGGGCTGTGCAGGCTCTGGAAGCACTGGGAGGTTTGCCCGATCCG ACAAACTCAAGTTCAATAGAGGGTAGTTGGCAGCTCATATTCACTACGAGACCAGGGTCGGCATCCCCTATTCAG AGGACATTTGTTGGAGTTGACTCTTTCAAGATCTTTCAGGAAGTTTACCTTAGAACAGATGATCCCAGGGTGGTCAATGTTGTGAGGTTTTCAGAATCAATTGGTGAACTGAAAGTAGAG GCAGAAGCAACTATTGAAGATGGAAAGCGAATTCTTTTTCGATTTGACCGAGCAGCATTCAGCTTCAAGTTTTTGCCATTTAAGGTTCCATACCCAGTTCCCTTCAAACTTCTTGGAGATGAGGCGAAGGGTTGGCTTGACACTACATACCTGTCTCGAAGTGGGAACATACGTATTTCTATGGGAAACAAG GGAACCACATTTGTTCTCCAGAAAAGTGCAGACCAACGGCAAATGTTGTTGTCAGCGATATCCGCAGGGACAGGTGTGAAAGAG GCTATAAATGATCTTACTTCAAGCAGACAAGAAAGTGAAGCTGATTTGAACACTCTAGCAGGAGAATGGCAACTATTGTGGGTCTCAGAG AGTGAGGATGAAAGCTGGTCTTCTGTTGTGTCTGCTGGTTATAAGGGTTTCCAG ATCATAAAAGAAGATGGACAGCTGAACAATTTGGTAAGACCTTTTCCAGGTGTCAGCCTCAATGCAAAAGGCAGTATATC CAAAAATGGGGATGGAAATATCTTTAGTGTGTCCATGAATGAAGGAACTGTTCAAGCTGGTGGGTTGCAGTTTCCCTTGGATGCTCGAGGAGAGTTTGGCATGGAAATCTT GTATGTTGACAATAAGATAAGGATATCTAATATCAACCAACACATGCTTGTCCATTTACGGATTGCTGGTAGAACATAA
- the LOC102703984 gene encoding uncharacterized protein LOC102703984 isoform X1 → MGMYVLVRKLFDETPVWVEGKACDSVVFVGRALVMNFMRGTDIVSSHCAVVAFHLLDGFRTRNRWHLDLPSVLVDLHGPAHATIAEFLVNARIGAALIMPLKLYKRFNYYEKRRRNRESKKTMLRNMSEYAEYLFQCWRDEDDKNDKSSGPSWFRGHRWVRNPKSTSGFRPHDFYYGNFKSRGGFEFCASDEDEPETVFRNAFRGQQAYYWSFDSDDFHWRNRRRSHSESSRRWSYESDDEDETSTQTEVSLARQALGLSTSGPLKLEDVKSAYRTCALRWHPDRHNGSTKATAEEKFKHCSAAYQTLCDSLATA, encoded by the exons ATGGGTATGTATGTGTTGGTCCGCAAGCTGTTCGATGAAACGCCTGTATGGGTGGAGGGGAAGGCTTGCGATTCCGTCGTTTTTGTTGGGCGTGCGCTCGTGATGAATTTTATGCGAGGAACAGATATCGTGAGCTCGCACTGTGCTGTTGTGGCGTTTCATCTGCTGGATGGATTTCGGACGAGGAACCGATGGCATTTGGATTTGCCTTCTGTTCTGGTTGATCTGCACGGGCCGGCGCACGCTACAATTGCAGAATTTCTTGTTAATGCTAGAATTGGGGCGGCCCTAATTATGCCGCTTAAGCTCTACAAG AGGTTCAATTATTATGAGAAACGCAGGAGAAACAGAGAATCAAAAAAGACCATGCTACGGAATATGTCTGAATATGCGGAGTACCTCTTCCAG TGTTGGCGGGATGAAGATGacaaaaatgataaatcaaGTGGACCTTCTTGGTTCAGAGGACACCGGTGGGTTAGGAATCCAAAAAGTACTAGTGGTTTCCGTCcacatgatttttattatggGAACTTCAAAAGCAGGG GTGGATTTGAGTTTTGCGCAAGTGATGAGGATGAACCAGAAACAGTCTTTCGGAATGCTTTTCGTGGCCAGCAGGCATACTATTGGTCTTTTGACTCTGATGATTTTCATTGGAGAAATCGCAGACGTTCTCATTCAGAAAGTTCCAGACGTTGGAGTTATGAGTCAGATGATGAGGATGAAACATCCACACAAACGGAGGTATCTTTGGCACGGCAGGCACTTGGTTTGAGTACTTCTGGACCGCTGAAACTCGAAGATGTTAAAAGCGC GTACCGAACATGTGCACTTAGATGGCACCCAGATCGTCACAATGGCTCAACCAAG GCTACTGCAGAGGAGAAATTCAAGCATTGCAGTGCAGCATACCAAACCTTATGTGATAGTTTAGCTACTGCATAA
- the LOC102703984 gene encoding uncharacterized protein LOC102703984 isoform X2: protein MNHVKSALLSGHRAPHHHIAAAAPPHHLVASASFHSTPPLQRKRKTQWHHRFNYYEKRRRNRESKKTMLRNMSEYAEYLFQCWRDEDDKNDKSSGPSWFRGHRWVRNPKSTSGFRPHDFYYGNFKSRGGFEFCASDEDEPETVFRNAFRGQQAYYWSFDSDDFHWRNRRRSHSESSRRWSYESDDEDETSTQTEVSLARQALGLSTSGPLKLEDVKSAYRTCALRWHPDRHNGSTKATAEEKFKHCSAAYQTLCDSLATA from the exons atgAACCACGTCAAGTCGGCTCTGCTCTCCGGCCACCGCGCCCCGCACCACCAtatcgccgcggccgcgccgccgcatcaCCTGGTGGCCTCCGCGTCGTTCCACTCCACCCCTCCCCTTCAACGGAAGCGCAAGACCCAGTGGCACCAC AGGTTCAATTATTATGAGAAACGCAGGAGAAACAGAGAATCAAAAAAGACCATGCTACGGAATATGTCTGAATATGCGGAGTACCTCTTCCAG TGTTGGCGGGATGAAGATGacaaaaatgataaatcaaGTGGACCTTCTTGGTTCAGAGGACACCGGTGGGTTAGGAATCCAAAAAGTACTAGTGGTTTCCGTCcacatgatttttattatggGAACTTCAAAAGCAGGG GTGGATTTGAGTTTTGCGCAAGTGATGAGGATGAACCAGAAACAGTCTTTCGGAATGCTTTTCGTGGCCAGCAGGCATACTATTGGTCTTTTGACTCTGATGATTTTCATTGGAGAAATCGCAGACGTTCTCATTCAGAAAGTTCCAGACGTTGGAGTTATGAGTCAGATGATGAGGATGAAACATCCACACAAACGGAGGTATCTTTGGCACGGCAGGCACTTGGTTTGAGTACTTCTGGACCGCTGAAACTCGAAGATGTTAAAAGCGC GTACCGAACATGTGCACTTAGATGGCACCCAGATCGTCACAATGGCTCAACCAAG GCTACTGCAGAGGAGAAATTCAAGCATTGCAGTGCAGCATACCAAACCTTATGTGATAGTTTAGCTACTGCATAA